One window from the genome of Micromonospora aurantiaca ATCC 27029 encodes:
- a CDS encoding YbjN domain-containing protein produces MASPEIEDGPDGPLAGHPQELRPLTGELIAAVLGHRGYAVVEEPDGALVGRWERNLIWFHRRGVAGELLQVRTVVADHFGIERVPELHAFCNTWNHDRLWPKAYVHVADDGSAQVCGEVTTDLERGVTPHQLDRLVDCGVTTGCQLAAAVDELAGGTLR; encoded by the coding sequence ATGGCGTCGCCGGAGATCGAGGACGGTCCGGACGGTCCGCTGGCCGGACACCCGCAGGAACTGCGCCCGCTGACCGGCGAGCTGATCGCCGCCGTGCTCGGCCACCGGGGGTACGCGGTGGTCGAGGAACCCGACGGCGCGCTGGTGGGCCGCTGGGAGCGGAACCTGATCTGGTTCCACCGCCGGGGCGTGGCCGGTGAGCTGCTCCAGGTACGCACAGTCGTCGCGGACCACTTCGGCATCGAGCGCGTGCCCGAGCTGCACGCCTTCTGCAACACGTGGAACCACGACCGGCTCTGGCCCAAGGCGTACGTGCACGTCGCCGACGACGGGTCGGCCCAGGTGTGCGGCGAGGTCACCACCGACCTGGAGCGCGGGGTGACGCCGCACCAGCTCGACCGGCTCGTCGACTGTGGCGTGACCACCGGGTGCCAGCTCGCCGCCGCCGTCGACGAGCTGGCCGGCGGGACGCTCCGGTGA